One Methanorbis furvi genomic region harbors:
- a CDS encoding thymidylate synthase has protein sequence MKVIRAPSLGRAHELVVRYILQEGYFLRTENGEDTIETDEVCLRVETPLDSPMASTCSRFREAFLESYAHNLLFGSDAVFEYDYHGRLFDWGCGLSDESGEIHTDQIKYIIEKLKESPESRRAVGVTWCPPVDGKLGDCPCLQLIQCVVRNGRLDMKVVFRSNDMLSAAGANMFALAKLQEFIAGEVGVLVGSYTHISLVPHIYFKRDAADIPPFCQKGSAFTPSEEVCRACGGCALARR, from the coding sequence ATGAAGGTTATTCGTGCGCCGAGTCTGGGGCGTGCTCATGAGTTAGTTGTCCGGTATATTTTGCAGGAAGGATATTTTCTGCGAACTGAGAACGGGGAGGATACGATTGAGACGGATGAGGTGTGTCTGAGAGTCGAAACACCGCTCGATTCACCGATGGCGTCAACGTGCTCGCGGTTCCGCGAGGCGTTTCTTGAATCGTATGCACACAATCTTTTGTTCGGGTCAGACGCTGTGTTTGAGTACGATTATCACGGGCGGTTGTTTGACTGGGGATGCGGACTTTCTGATGAGTCGGGGGAGATTCACACTGATCAGATCAAATATATTATTGAGAAGCTGAAGGAGAGCCCTGAGTCGCGTCGTGCTGTTGGAGTTACGTGGTGTCCGCCGGTTGACGGGAAGCTTGGTGACTGCCCGTGTCTTCAGCTGATTCAGTGCGTTGTGCGAAACGGCCGGCTTGATATGAAGGTGGTGTTCCGGAGTAATGATATGTTGTCTGCTGCGGGTGCGAATATGTTTGCTCTGGCAAAGCTTCAGGAGTTTATTGCGGGAGAGGTGGGGGTTCTGGTTGGGTCGTACACACATATTTCTCTGGTGCCGCACATTTATTTCAAACGTGATGCGGCAGATATTCCGCCGTTCTGTCAGAAAGGATCTGCGTTTACACCGAGCGAGGAAGTTTGTCGGGCATGCGGCGGCTGTGCTTTGGCACGGCGATAA
- a CDS encoding PKD domain-containing protein, whose amino-acid sequence MKNTKIMAILVVLLAAMLFVGAASAVGADTLELDPPEVTVNVAGDIEVTLTLDAAAESAMIYEITDSDSETYDDITFEIGEIEKSITITGYTRDTVGEVTFTATNDGDSGDTATATLTVNAAPGPVVPQINVNVSAPGSEVVVGTFALVDVVDSAVAPLDDGIVFTTSAGDELETENGGQVTIATDTPSGLYQNLDLGYNFTVKTGAPVSGFFLSGDGSIIAGDEYTLTITASGQAYEGAIATIYFGDDTPEVTIDSLDTTQDVTHTYTAEGIYTINVTVGDESKSKDVSVADGGRIVDAATHGSAFVYEIVRVENDGTAVPKLYFFSSDATPTLIATMTASDDIGTYNLLDA is encoded by the coding sequence TTGAAAAACACGAAAATTATGGCAATTCTCGTCGTTCTGCTTGCAGCAATGCTCTTTGTCGGAGCAGCATCTGCAGTAGGAGCAGATACGCTGGAATTAGACCCACCTGAGGTGACCGTGAATGTCGCCGGGGATATTGAGGTCACCCTGACACTGGATGCCGCGGCTGAAAGTGCTATGATATACGAGATCACTGATAGTGATTCAGAAACGTACGACGATATCACTTTTGAAATCGGTGAGATAGAGAAATCAATCACGATTACGGGTTACACTAGAGACACTGTTGGTGAGGTTACTTTTACTGCAACCAATGATGGTGACTCCGGAGATACAGCAACCGCAACCCTTACTGTAAATGCTGCACCTGGGCCAGTAGTTCCGCAGATCAACGTTAATGTATCTGCACCTGGCTCAGAAGTTGTCGTAGGTACATTTGCCCTTGTGGATGTAGTAGATAGTGCTGTCGCCCCATTAGATGATGGTATTGTCTTCACCACTTCAGCAGGTGACGAATTAGAGACCGAAAATGGAGGTCAGGTTACCATCGCGACTGACACACCGTCTGGTCTGTATCAGAACCTTGATCTGGGGTACAACTTCACAGTAAAGACTGGCGCACCTGTATCTGGATTTTTCCTTTCCGGCGATGGCAGCATAATTGCGGGCGATGAGTATACCCTTACCATCACTGCATCCGGCCAGGCCTACGAGGGTGCGATTGCAACTATCTACTTCGGCGACGACACCCCGGAGGTCACTATTGACTCGCTTGATACAACTCAGGACGTGACCCACACATACACGGCAGAAGGTATCTACACCATCAACGTTACTGTGGGCGACGAGTCCAAATCTAAGGATGTTTCCGTAGCTGACGGCGGCAGAATCGTCGATGCCGCGACCCATGGCTCAGCATTCGTGTATGAGATTGTCAGAGTTGAGAATGATGGAACTGCAGTTCCGAAACTGTACTTCTTCTCTTCAGACGCCACTCCTACCCTGATCGCAACCATGACCGCCAGTGACGACATTGGGACCTACAACCTTCTCGATGCA